In Vitis riparia cultivar Riparia Gloire de Montpellier isolate 1030 chromosome 19, EGFV_Vit.rip_1.0, whole genome shotgun sequence, the following proteins share a genomic window:
- the LOC117908786 gene encoding probable amino acid permease 7 isoform X3, translated as MGSEGDDQQSPLLGSYASSFDPEESFQRTGGKNQRWCGLFANESLYGAGIAYNITAASSVRAIQRSNCYHKEGHNASCAYGDSFYMVLFGVIQIVMSQIPDFHNMEWLSIVAAIMSFSYASIGLGLGFAKVVENGKIKGSIEGISASNTADKTWLVFQALGDIAFAYPYSLILLEIQDTLKAPPPENKTMKKASMSAILITTFFYLCCGCFGYAAFGDDTPGNLLTGFGFFEPYWLIDFANACIILHLVGGYQVYSQPVFAFVERWVTRKFPDSGFVNKFYTLKLPLLPAFQMNLLRICFRTTYVISTTGIAMIFPYFNQVLGLLGALNFWPLAIYFPVEMYLVQKKIGAWTRTWIILRTFSLVCLLVSIITLVGSVEGIISAKLS; from the exons ATGGGGAGTGAAGGAGATGATCAACAGTCTCCATTACTGGGAAGCTACGCTTCATCTTTTGATCCAGAGGAGTCTTTCCAAAGAACAG GAGGCAAGAACCAACGCTGGTGCGGACTCTTCGCCAATGAGAGCCTCTACGGAGCTGGAATCGCCTACAACATTACTGCTGCCTCTAGCGTCAg AGCAATTCAGAGATCAAACTGCTACCACAAGGAAGGGCATAATGCTTCATGTGCATATGGGGATTCTTTCTATATGGTGCTATTTGGAGTTATTCAGATTGTAATGTCTCAGATACCAGATTTCCATAACATGGAATGGCTCTCAATTGTTGCTGCAATCATGTCCTTCTCCTACGCTTCCATTGGATTAGGACTTGGCTTTGCAAAAGTAGTAG AAAATGGGAAGATTAAGGGCAGTATTGAAGGAATCTCAGCTTCTAATACAGCTGACAAAACATGGTTGGTCTTTCAAGCGCTTGGAGACATCGCCTTTGCCTATCCATACTCATTAATTCTTCTTGAAATACAG GATACTTTGAAGGCCCCTCCACCAGAAAACAAGACCATGAAGAAGGCCTCAATGTCTGCAATCCTTATTACCACTTTCTTCTACCTTTGCTGTGGATGCTTTGGATATGCAGCCTTCGGGGATGATACACCAGGAAATCTCTTGACAGGTTTTGGATTTTTCGAACCTTACTGGCTCATCGACTTTGCTAATGCTTGCATCATTCTTCATCTCGTGGGTGGTTATCAG GTGTATAGCCAGCCAGTGTTTGCATTTGTGGAAAGATGGGTTACCAGAAAGTTCCCAGACAGTGGATTTGTGAATAAATTCTACACCTTAAAACTCCCATTGCTGCCAGCTTTCCAGATGAATCTTCTCAGGATATGCTTTCGAACCACGTATGTTATATCTACAACTGGAATTGCGATGATTTTCCCTTACTTCAACCAGGTTTTGGGATTGTTGGGGGCACTGAACTTTTGGCCTTTGGCTATATATTTTCCAGTAGAAATGTACTTAGTGCAAAAGAAAATAGGGGCTTGGACAAGAACGTGGATCATTCTTCGGACGTTTAGCCTTGTGTGCTTGCTTGTATCAATAATTACCCTAGTTGGGTCTGTTGAAGGAATAATAAGTGCCAAGTTAAGCTAG
- the LOC117908786 gene encoding probable amino acid permease 7 isoform X1, translating to MGSEGDDQQSPLLGSYASSFDPEESFQRTGTQWTAMAHVITGVIGAGVLSLAWSVAQLGWIAGPVMLIVFAGITVFSTYLLCDCYRSPDPEHGPTRNSSYTQAVKFYLGGKNQRWCGLFANESLYGAGIAYNITAASSVRAIQRSNCYHKEGHNASCAYGDSFYMVLFGVIQIVMSQIPDFHNMEWLSIVAAIMSFSYASIGLGLGFAKVVENGKIKGSIEGISASNTADKTWLVFQALGDIAFAYPYSLILLEIQDTLKAPPPENKTMKKASMSAILITTFFYLCCGCFGYAAFGDDTPGNLLTGFGFFEPYWLIDFANACIILHLVGGYQVYSQPVFAFVERWVTRKFPDSGFVNKFYTLKLPLLPAFQMNLLRICFRTTYVISTTGIAMIFPYFNQVLGLLGALNFWPLAIYFPVEMYLVQKKIGAWTRTWIILRTFSLVCLLVSIITLVGSVEGIISAKLS from the exons ATGGGGAGTGAAGGAGATGATCAACAGTCTCCATTACTGGGAAGCTACGCTTCATCTTTTGATCCAGAGGAGTCTTTCCAAAGAACAG GGACCCAATGGACTGCAATGGCACACGTAATAACAGGCGTGATAGGGGCAGGGGTACTGTCTCTTGCATGGAGCGTGGCTCAGCTTGGGTGGATTGCAGGTCCAGTGATGTTGATAGTATTTGCAGGGATCACCGTTTTTTCTACCTACCTTCTCTGTGACTGCTACAGATCACCTGATCCTGAACATGGCCCCACCAGAAATAGCTCTTACACCCAGGCTGTTAAATTCTATCTAG GAGGCAAGAACCAACGCTGGTGCGGACTCTTCGCCAATGAGAGCCTCTACGGAGCTGGAATCGCCTACAACATTACTGCTGCCTCTAGCGTCAg AGCAATTCAGAGATCAAACTGCTACCACAAGGAAGGGCATAATGCTTCATGTGCATATGGGGATTCTTTCTATATGGTGCTATTTGGAGTTATTCAGATTGTAATGTCTCAGATACCAGATTTCCATAACATGGAATGGCTCTCAATTGTTGCTGCAATCATGTCCTTCTCCTACGCTTCCATTGGATTAGGACTTGGCTTTGCAAAAGTAGTAG AAAATGGGAAGATTAAGGGCAGTATTGAAGGAATCTCAGCTTCTAATACAGCTGACAAAACATGGTTGGTCTTTCAAGCGCTTGGAGACATCGCCTTTGCCTATCCATACTCATTAATTCTTCTTGAAATACAG GATACTTTGAAGGCCCCTCCACCAGAAAACAAGACCATGAAGAAGGCCTCAATGTCTGCAATCCTTATTACCACTTTCTTCTACCTTTGCTGTGGATGCTTTGGATATGCAGCCTTCGGGGATGATACACCAGGAAATCTCTTGACAGGTTTTGGATTTTTCGAACCTTACTGGCTCATCGACTTTGCTAATGCTTGCATCATTCTTCATCTCGTGGGTGGTTATCAG GTGTATAGCCAGCCAGTGTTTGCATTTGTGGAAAGATGGGTTACCAGAAAGTTCCCAGACAGTGGATTTGTGAATAAATTCTACACCTTAAAACTCCCATTGCTGCCAGCTTTCCAGATGAATCTTCTCAGGATATGCTTTCGAACCACGTATGTTATATCTACAACTGGAATTGCGATGATTTTCCCTTACTTCAACCAGGTTTTGGGATTGTTGGGGGCACTGAACTTTTGGCCTTTGGCTATATATTTTCCAGTAGAAATGTACTTAGTGCAAAAGAAAATAGGGGCTTGGACAAGAACGTGGATCATTCTTCGGACGTTTAGCCTTGTGTGCTTGCTTGTATCAATAATTACCCTAGTTGGGTCTGTTGAAGGAATAATAAGTGCCAAGTTAAGCTAG
- the LOC117908786 gene encoding probable amino acid permease 7 isoform X2 translates to MAVQHSFELAKGPCDDDGRPMRTGTLWSCIAHIITAVIGAGVLSLAWSTAQLGWIAGPISLFCFAIVTYVSAFLLSDCYRSPHPVTGTRNYCYMDAVRVNLGGKRQWFCGLLQYVNLYGTATAYVITTATCMRAIQRSNCYHKEGHNASCAYGDSFYMVLFGVIQIVMSQIPDFHNMEWLSIVAAIMSFSYASIGLGLGFAKVVENGKIKGSIEGISASNTADKTWLVFQALGDIAFAYPYSLILLEIQDTLKAPPPENKTMKKASMSAILITTFFYLCCGCFGYAAFGDDTPGNLLTGFGFFEPYWLIDFANACIILHLVGGYQVYSQPVFAFVERWVTRKFPDSGFVNKFYTLKLPLLPAFQMNLLRICFRTTYVISTTGIAMIFPYFNQVLGLLGALNFWPLAIYFPVEMYLVQKKIGAWTRTWIILRTFSLVCLLVSIITLVGSVEGIISAKLS, encoded by the exons ATGGCAGTCCAGCACTCATTCGAACTGGCTAAAGGTCCCTGTGATGATGATGGGCGTCCGATGAGAACTG GAACTTTATGGAGTTGCATCGCTCACATAATTACTGCTGTTATCGGAGCTGGGGTTCTGTCTCTGGCATGGAGCACTGCACAGTTGGGATGGATAGCGGGGCCAATTTCCTTGTTTTGCTTTGCAATAGTCACCTATGTTTCTGCATTCCTCCTCTCCGATTGTTACCGATCTCCTCATCCTGTTACTGGAACTCGGAACTACTGTTACATGGACGCTGTTAGAGTGAATCTTG GCGGAAAAAGGCAATGGTTCTGTGGTTTGCTTCAATATGTGAACTTGTATGGGACTGCTACTGCTTATGTAATTACCACAGCAACCTGTATGAG AGCAATTCAGAGATCAAACTGCTACCACAAGGAAGGGCATAATGCTTCATGTGCATATGGGGATTCTTTCTATATGGTGCTATTTGGAGTTATTCAGATTGTAATGTCTCAGATACCAGATTTCCATAACATGGAATGGCTCTCAATTGTTGCTGCAATCATGTCCTTCTCCTACGCTTCCATTGGATTAGGACTTGGCTTTGCAAAAGTAGTAG AAAATGGGAAGATTAAGGGCAGTATTGAAGGAATCTCAGCTTCTAATACAGCTGACAAAACATGGTTGGTCTTTCAAGCGCTTGGAGACATCGCCTTTGCCTATCCATACTCATTAATTCTTCTTGAAATACAG GATACTTTGAAGGCCCCTCCACCAGAAAACAAGACCATGAAGAAGGCCTCAATGTCTGCAATCCTTATTACCACTTTCTTCTACCTTTGCTGTGGATGCTTTGGATATGCAGCCTTCGGGGATGATACACCAGGAAATCTCTTGACAGGTTTTGGATTTTTCGAACCTTACTGGCTCATCGACTTTGCTAATGCTTGCATCATTCTTCATCTCGTGGGTGGTTATCAG GTGTATAGCCAGCCAGTGTTTGCATTTGTGGAAAGATGGGTTACCAGAAAGTTCCCAGACAGTGGATTTGTGAATAAATTCTACACCTTAAAACTCCCATTGCTGCCAGCTTTCCAGATGAATCTTCTCAGGATATGCTTTCGAACCACGTATGTTATATCTACAACTGGAATTGCGATGATTTTCCCTTACTTCAACCAGGTTTTGGGATTGTTGGGGGCACTGAACTTTTGGCCTTTGGCTATATATTTTCCAGTAGAAATGTACTTAGTGCAAAAGAAAATAGGGGCTTGGACAAGAACGTGGATCATTCTTCGGACGTTTAGCCTTGTGTGCTTGCTTGTATCAATAATTACCCTAGTTGGGTCTGTTGAAGGAATAATAAGTGCCAAGTTAAGCTAG
- the LOC117908785 gene encoding vacuolar cation/proton exchanger 5-like isoform X4: protein MDYRLQFVGLQSNPEMEMGSLEERSNHELEDESLISPAKIGQKTNSFHAPQLGSSCRDWRIWSSKLLGNAVFMSIRVVVFSNKLNLLMPFGPLAVLVHGLSDHNGWVFFLTLLGITPLAERLGYATEQLSFYTGDTVGGLLNATFGNATELIISIYALKSGMIRVVQQSLLGSILSNMLLVLGCAFFCGGIVFNNKQQVFNKAIAVLNSGLLLMAVMGLLFPAVLHFTHTEVHFGRSELALSRFSSCIMLLAYAGYLVFQLKSQKDLYMSIAEGGTLPEEGSDDDEGPEISKWESVIWLSILTAWIAILSEYLVDAIEGASIAWKMPVSFISVILLPIVGNAAEHASAIMFAMKDKLDISLGVAIGSSTQISMFAIPFCVVIGWIMGCPMDLNFQLFETATLFITVLVVAFLLQEGTSNYFKGLMLILCYLIVAASFFVHVDPTSVEHKT, encoded by the exons ATGGACTACAGGTTACAGTTTGTTGGGCTCCAATCGAATCCAGAA ATGGAGATGGGATCATTAGAGGAGAGATCAAATCATGAGCTTGAGGATGAGAGTCTCATAAGTCCAGCAAAAATTGGGCAAAAGACAAATTCTTTTCATGCACCACAATTGGGATCTTCTTGTCGAGATTGGCGAATTTGGAGCAGTAAACTTTTGGGGAATGCTGTATTTATGAGCATCCGGGTTGTTGTTTTCTCCAACAAACTCAACTTGCTTATGCCTTTTGGGCCTCTAGCAGTCTTAGTCCATGGTTTGAGTGACCATAAT GGCTGGGTCTTCTTTCTAACCTTGTTAGGGATAACACCATTGGCTGAGCGTTTAGGTTATGCTACAGA GCAACTGTCTTTCTATACTGGGGATACAG TTGGGGGTCTTTTGAATGCTACTTTTGGAAATGCAACAGAACTAATTATATCAATTTATGCTTTGAAAAGTGGTATGATACGTGTTGTTCAGCAGTCATTACTGGGCTCAATTCTGTCAAATATGTTATTGGTGCTTGGATGTGCATTCTTTTGTGGTGGGATTGTTTTCAATAACAAGCAGCAGGTGTTTAACAAG GCAATTGCTGTTCTGAACTCTGGGTTGCTATTGATGGCAGTCATGGGCCTACTCTTTCCAGCTGTTCTACACTTCACACACACTGAAGTTCATTTTGGGAGGTCAGAGTTGGCTCTTTCAAGGTTTAGCAGCTGTATTATGCTTCTGGCATATGCTGGCTACCTTGTTTTCCAGTTAAAGAGCCAAAAGGATCTATATATGTCTATTGCTGAG GGAGGGACTCTGCCTGAAGAGGGCTCAGATGATGATGAAGGTCCAGAGATCTCTAAATGGGAATCAGTAATTTGGCTTTCAATCTTAACTGCTTGGATAGCAATCCTATCAGAATATCTTGTTGATGCAATAGAG GGCGCATCGATTGCATGGAAAATGCCTGTTTCATTTATTAGCGTGATTTTGCTTCCAATTGTAGGGAATGCTGCAGAGCACGCAAGTGCTATTATGTTTGCTATGAAAGACAAGCTT GACATTTCCTTAGGAGTGGCAATAGGGTCATCAACACAGATATCTATGTTTGCG ATTCCCTTTTGTGTCGTTATTGGGTGGATAATGGGCTGCCCCATGGACttaaattttcaactttttgaGACAGCAACACTTTTTATAACTGTTTTGGTTGTGGCCTTCTTGCTTCAG GAAGGCACTTCTAATTACTTTAAAGGACTAATGCTCATTCTTTGCTATCTAATAGTTGCAGCAAGTTTCTTTGTACATGTCGATCCTACTTCAGTAG AACATAAAACATAG
- the LOC117908785 gene encoding vacuolar cation/proton exchanger 5-like isoform X2 — MMSDFVFNGGIIRSVMEMGSLEERSNHELEDESLISPAKIGQKTNSFHAPQLGSSCRDWRIWSSKLLGNAVFMSIRVVVFSNKLNLLMPFGPLAVLVHGLSDHNGWVFFLTLLGITPLAERLGYATEQLSFYTGDTVGGLLNATFGNATELIISIYALKSGMIRVVQQSLLGSILSNMLLVLGCAFFCGGIVFNNKQQVFNKAIAVLNSGLLLMAVMGLLFPAVLHFTHTEVHFGRSELALSRFSSCIMLLAYAGYLVFQLKSQKDLYMSIAEGGTLPEEGSDDDEGPEISKWESVIWLSILTAWIAILSEYLVDAIEGASIAWKMPVSFISVILLPIVGNAAEHASAIMFAMKDKLDISLGVAIGSSTQISMFAIPFCVVIGWIMGCPMDLNFQLFETATLFITVLVVAFLLQEGTSNYFKGLMLILCYLIVAASFFVHVDPTSVGQFLVKIFNWCPCGRIKPKYIPCDSNKVLSSY, encoded by the exons ATGATGTCGGATTTCGTTTTCAACGGTGGGATTATTAGATCTGTG ATGGAGATGGGATCATTAGAGGAGAGATCAAATCATGAGCTTGAGGATGAGAGTCTCATAAGTCCAGCAAAAATTGGGCAAAAGACAAATTCTTTTCATGCACCACAATTGGGATCTTCTTGTCGAGATTGGCGAATTTGGAGCAGTAAACTTTTGGGGAATGCTGTATTTATGAGCATCCGGGTTGTTGTTTTCTCCAACAAACTCAACTTGCTTATGCCTTTTGGGCCTCTAGCAGTCTTAGTCCATGGTTTGAGTGACCATAAT GGCTGGGTCTTCTTTCTAACCTTGTTAGGGATAACACCATTGGCTGAGCGTTTAGGTTATGCTACAGA GCAACTGTCTTTCTATACTGGGGATACAG TTGGGGGTCTTTTGAATGCTACTTTTGGAAATGCAACAGAACTAATTATATCAATTTATGCTTTGAAAAGTGGTATGATACGTGTTGTTCAGCAGTCATTACTGGGCTCAATTCTGTCAAATATGTTATTGGTGCTTGGATGTGCATTCTTTTGTGGTGGGATTGTTTTCAATAACAAGCAGCAGGTGTTTAACAAG GCAATTGCTGTTCTGAACTCTGGGTTGCTATTGATGGCAGTCATGGGCCTACTCTTTCCAGCTGTTCTACACTTCACACACACTGAAGTTCATTTTGGGAGGTCAGAGTTGGCTCTTTCAAGGTTTAGCAGCTGTATTATGCTTCTGGCATATGCTGGCTACCTTGTTTTCCAGTTAAAGAGCCAAAAGGATCTATATATGTCTATTGCTGAG GGAGGGACTCTGCCTGAAGAGGGCTCAGATGATGATGAAGGTCCAGAGATCTCTAAATGGGAATCAGTAATTTGGCTTTCAATCTTAACTGCTTGGATAGCAATCCTATCAGAATATCTTGTTGATGCAATAGAG GGCGCATCGATTGCATGGAAAATGCCTGTTTCATTTATTAGCGTGATTTTGCTTCCAATTGTAGGGAATGCTGCAGAGCACGCAAGTGCTATTATGTTTGCTATGAAAGACAAGCTT GACATTTCCTTAGGAGTGGCAATAGGGTCATCAACACAGATATCTATGTTTGCG ATTCCCTTTTGTGTCGTTATTGGGTGGATAATGGGCTGCCCCATGGACttaaattttcaactttttgaGACAGCAACACTTTTTATAACTGTTTTGGTTGTGGCCTTCTTGCTTCAG GAAGGCACTTCTAATTACTTTAAAGGACTAATGCTCATTCTTTGCTATCTAATAGTTGCAGCAAGTTTCTTTGTACATGTCGATCCTACTTCAGTAGGTCAGTTTTTAGTCAAAATTTTTAACTGGTGTCCATGTGGACGAATTAAACCAAAATATATTCCCTGTGATTCCAACAAAGTTCTCAGCAGTTATTGA
- the LOC117908785 gene encoding vacuolar cation/proton exchanger 5-like isoform X3 — MEMGSLEERSNHELEDESLISPAKIGQKTNSFHAPQLGSSCRDWRIWSSKLLGNAVFMSIRVVVFSNKLNLLMPFGPLAVLVHGLSDHNGWVFFLTLLGITPLAERLGYATEQLSFYTGDTVGGLLNATFGNATELIISIYALKSGMIRVVQQSLLGSILSNMLLVLGCAFFCGGIVFNNKQQVFNKAIAVLNSGLLLMAVMGLLFPAVLHFTHTEVHFGRSELALSRFSSCIMLLAYAGYLVFQLKSQKDLYMSIAEGGTLPEEGSDDDEGPEISKWESVIWLSILTAWIAILSEYLVDAIEGASIAWKMPVSFISVILLPIVGNAAEHASAIMFAMKDKLDISLGVAIGSSTQISMFAIPFCVVIGWIMGCPMDLNFQLFETATLFITVLVVAFLLQEGTSNYFKGLMLILCYLIVAASFFVHVDPTSVGQFLVKIFNWCPCGRIKPKYIPCDSNKVLSSY, encoded by the exons ATGGAGATGGGATCATTAGAGGAGAGATCAAATCATGAGCTTGAGGATGAGAGTCTCATAAGTCCAGCAAAAATTGGGCAAAAGACAAATTCTTTTCATGCACCACAATTGGGATCTTCTTGTCGAGATTGGCGAATTTGGAGCAGTAAACTTTTGGGGAATGCTGTATTTATGAGCATCCGGGTTGTTGTTTTCTCCAACAAACTCAACTTGCTTATGCCTTTTGGGCCTCTAGCAGTCTTAGTCCATGGTTTGAGTGACCATAAT GGCTGGGTCTTCTTTCTAACCTTGTTAGGGATAACACCATTGGCTGAGCGTTTAGGTTATGCTACAGA GCAACTGTCTTTCTATACTGGGGATACAG TTGGGGGTCTTTTGAATGCTACTTTTGGAAATGCAACAGAACTAATTATATCAATTTATGCTTTGAAAAGTGGTATGATACGTGTTGTTCAGCAGTCATTACTGGGCTCAATTCTGTCAAATATGTTATTGGTGCTTGGATGTGCATTCTTTTGTGGTGGGATTGTTTTCAATAACAAGCAGCAGGTGTTTAACAAG GCAATTGCTGTTCTGAACTCTGGGTTGCTATTGATGGCAGTCATGGGCCTACTCTTTCCAGCTGTTCTACACTTCACACACACTGAAGTTCATTTTGGGAGGTCAGAGTTGGCTCTTTCAAGGTTTAGCAGCTGTATTATGCTTCTGGCATATGCTGGCTACCTTGTTTTCCAGTTAAAGAGCCAAAAGGATCTATATATGTCTATTGCTGAG GGAGGGACTCTGCCTGAAGAGGGCTCAGATGATGATGAAGGTCCAGAGATCTCTAAATGGGAATCAGTAATTTGGCTTTCAATCTTAACTGCTTGGATAGCAATCCTATCAGAATATCTTGTTGATGCAATAGAG GGCGCATCGATTGCATGGAAAATGCCTGTTTCATTTATTAGCGTGATTTTGCTTCCAATTGTAGGGAATGCTGCAGAGCACGCAAGTGCTATTATGTTTGCTATGAAAGACAAGCTT GACATTTCCTTAGGAGTGGCAATAGGGTCATCAACACAGATATCTATGTTTGCG ATTCCCTTTTGTGTCGTTATTGGGTGGATAATGGGCTGCCCCATGGACttaaattttcaactttttgaGACAGCAACACTTTTTATAACTGTTTTGGTTGTGGCCTTCTTGCTTCAG GAAGGCACTTCTAATTACTTTAAAGGACTAATGCTCATTCTTTGCTATCTAATAGTTGCAGCAAGTTTCTTTGTACATGTCGATCCTACTTCAGTAGGTCAGTTTTTAGTCAAAATTTTTAACTGGTGTCCATGTGGACGAATTAAACCAAAATATATTCCCTGTGATTCCAACAAAGTTCTCAGCAGTTATTGA
- the LOC117908785 gene encoding vacuolar cation/proton exchanger 5-like isoform X1, with protein sequence MDYRLQFVGLQSNPEMEMGSLEERSNHELEDESLISPAKIGQKTNSFHAPQLGSSCRDWRIWSSKLLGNAVFMSIRVVVFSNKLNLLMPFGPLAVLVHGLSDHNGWVFFLTLLGITPLAERLGYATEQLSFYTGDTVGGLLNATFGNATELIISIYALKSGMIRVVQQSLLGSILSNMLLVLGCAFFCGGIVFNNKQQVFNKAIAVLNSGLLLMAVMGLLFPAVLHFTHTEVHFGRSELALSRFSSCIMLLAYAGYLVFQLKSQKDLYMSIAEGGTLPEEGSDDDEGPEISKWESVIWLSILTAWIAILSEYLVDAIEGASIAWKMPVSFISVILLPIVGNAAEHASAIMFAMKDKLDISLGVAIGSSTQISMFAIPFCVVIGWIMGCPMDLNFQLFETATLFITVLVVAFLLQEGTSNYFKGLMLILCYLIVAASFFVHVDPTSVGQFLVKIFNWCPCGRIKPKYIPCDSNKVLSSY encoded by the exons ATGGACTACAGGTTACAGTTTGTTGGGCTCCAATCGAATCCAGAA ATGGAGATGGGATCATTAGAGGAGAGATCAAATCATGAGCTTGAGGATGAGAGTCTCATAAGTCCAGCAAAAATTGGGCAAAAGACAAATTCTTTTCATGCACCACAATTGGGATCTTCTTGTCGAGATTGGCGAATTTGGAGCAGTAAACTTTTGGGGAATGCTGTATTTATGAGCATCCGGGTTGTTGTTTTCTCCAACAAACTCAACTTGCTTATGCCTTTTGGGCCTCTAGCAGTCTTAGTCCATGGTTTGAGTGACCATAAT GGCTGGGTCTTCTTTCTAACCTTGTTAGGGATAACACCATTGGCTGAGCGTTTAGGTTATGCTACAGA GCAACTGTCTTTCTATACTGGGGATACAG TTGGGGGTCTTTTGAATGCTACTTTTGGAAATGCAACAGAACTAATTATATCAATTTATGCTTTGAAAAGTGGTATGATACGTGTTGTTCAGCAGTCATTACTGGGCTCAATTCTGTCAAATATGTTATTGGTGCTTGGATGTGCATTCTTTTGTGGTGGGATTGTTTTCAATAACAAGCAGCAGGTGTTTAACAAG GCAATTGCTGTTCTGAACTCTGGGTTGCTATTGATGGCAGTCATGGGCCTACTCTTTCCAGCTGTTCTACACTTCACACACACTGAAGTTCATTTTGGGAGGTCAGAGTTGGCTCTTTCAAGGTTTAGCAGCTGTATTATGCTTCTGGCATATGCTGGCTACCTTGTTTTCCAGTTAAAGAGCCAAAAGGATCTATATATGTCTATTGCTGAG GGAGGGACTCTGCCTGAAGAGGGCTCAGATGATGATGAAGGTCCAGAGATCTCTAAATGGGAATCAGTAATTTGGCTTTCAATCTTAACTGCTTGGATAGCAATCCTATCAGAATATCTTGTTGATGCAATAGAG GGCGCATCGATTGCATGGAAAATGCCTGTTTCATTTATTAGCGTGATTTTGCTTCCAATTGTAGGGAATGCTGCAGAGCACGCAAGTGCTATTATGTTTGCTATGAAAGACAAGCTT GACATTTCCTTAGGAGTGGCAATAGGGTCATCAACACAGATATCTATGTTTGCG ATTCCCTTTTGTGTCGTTATTGGGTGGATAATGGGCTGCCCCATGGACttaaattttcaactttttgaGACAGCAACACTTTTTATAACTGTTTTGGTTGTGGCCTTCTTGCTTCAG GAAGGCACTTCTAATTACTTTAAAGGACTAATGCTCATTCTTTGCTATCTAATAGTTGCAGCAAGTTTCTTTGTACATGTCGATCCTACTTCAGTAGGTCAGTTTTTAGTCAAAATTTTTAACTGGTGTCCATGTGGACGAATTAAACCAAAATATATTCCCTGTGATTCCAACAAAGTTCTCAGCAGTTATTGA